The Acidimicrobiales bacterium genome contains the following window.
GACGAGGGAGAGGTCGCAGCCGGCGATCGCCTCCGGGAGCCCCTCGCGCGCGGCGCGCCGCTCCCCCTCGCTCATCGCCGCCGCGACGAAGGTGCTGTCGCGGCCGTCGAGGGCGCGGGCGAGGCTCGGGGCGAGGCCGCCCGCGCCGGTGCCGACGGTGAGCGAGCCGTCGGGCGCGACGTTGATCGTCGCGGGGCCGCGGTTGGCGACGACGACGAGCTCGCTCAACGCGAGCCTCGCCTGGCGCGGGAGGGGTCCATCGCTGCATCTTCCCCCACGGCCCCTCCCCCCGGGGTCCAGCCTCCTTTGACGCACGTCGGCGCATCGTCCACAATGGCCACATCATCCAGAGCGGCTGAGGGACGGGCCCGTCGACGCCGCGGCAACCAGTGATCCGCATGCGCGGGTTGCAAGGTGCCAATGCCCGATCGATGAGGAGGGACCGTATGCCGCCGGTTGATGGACTCCGCTGCCGCGAGTGCGGCCGCAACTACCCCGCAGAGGCGATCCACGTCTGTGACTTCTGTTTCGGGCCGCTCGAGGTCGTTTACGACTACGACCAGCTGCGCGGCAAGGTCACGCACGAGTCGATCGCGGCGGGCCCGAACAGCATCTGGCGCTACGCGGCGCTCCTCCCCGTCGCCGGGGGGACGAGCATCGACCTCGGCGCCGGCTTCACGCCGCTCCTGCGCGCCGACCGCCTCGCCGCCGAGCTCGGCCTCGGGGAGCTGTGGCTGAAGGACGACACCCGCAACCCGACCGGCTCCTTCAAGGATCGGGTGGTCTCGGTCGCGCTCTCCAAGGCCCGCGAGCTCGGCCTCAAGGTCGCCGCCTGCGCCTCGACGGGCAACCTCGCGAACTCCGTGGCCGCGCACGCGGCGCGCGCCGGCATGGAGTCCTACGTCTTCATCCCGAAGTCCCTCGAGCAGGTAAAGATCGCGATGTCCGCGGTCTTTAACGGCCACCTCATCGCCGTCGAGGGCGACTACGACGACGTGAACCGCCTCTGCGCGGAGCTCGCGAGCGAGCACCCCGACTGGGCCTTCGTGAACGTGAACGTCCGCCCGTACTACTCGGAGGGATCGAAGACCCTCGCCTTTGAGGTCGCCGAGCAGCTCGGCTGGACCGCCCCCGACCACGTCGTCGTGCCGATCGCCTCGGGGAGCCAGCTCACCAAAATCCACAAGGGCTTCCACGAGCTCGGCGTGCTCGGCCTGATCGACGACGGCGACTCGGTGCGGATCTCGGGCGCGCAGGCCGAGGGCTGCTCGCCGGTCGCCACCGCCTTCGCCGAGGGGAGCGACACGATCCGCCCGGTGCGCCCCGACACGATCGCCAAGTCGCTCGCGATCGGGAACCCCGCCGACGGCTGGTACGCGCTCGACGTGGTGCGCAAGACCGGCGGCGCGATCGGCTCGGTGACCGACGCCGAGGTCCTCGACGGCATCCGGCTGCTCGCCCGCACCGAGGGGATCTTCGCCGAGACCGCGGGCGGCGTGACGGTCGCGACGCTCGCCAAGTTCGCCCAGTCCGGCGTCGTGCGCCGCGACGAGCGGGTCGTCGCCTTCATCACCGGGAACGGGCTGAAGACCGTGGAGGCGCTCGGCGACACCGTCGGCCCCTCGGCGGTGATCCCCGCCACCCTCGCCGCCTTCAACGAGCTGCAGCAACAGGAGCGCGCCTCATGAGCGTCACCGTCCGCATCCCGACCCAGCTGCGCCCGCTCACCGGTGGTGCCGGCGAGATCGCGCTCGAAGCGGCGACCGTGCGCGAGGCGATCGCCGCGCTCGAAGCCGAGCACGCCGGCATTGGCGAGCGCCTCCTCGACGAGCAGGGCCAGCTCCGGCGCTTCGTCAACCTCTTCGTGAACGACGAGGACGTGCGCTTCCTCTCCGGCCTCGACACCCCGCTCGCGGCCGGCCAGACCCTCTCGGTGGTCCCGGCCGTCGCCGGCGGCTGAAGCCCCCGCTCCTCCCCGCGCCTCGTCGGCGGGCCCTCGCACCGCTTGCGGCGCCTGCCGAAGCGTGGTTTGCTGTTAGCACTCGACTAGTTAGAGTGCTAACGCTCCGGATCCCAGGATCACGCCGCAGGACCGGGCCACAAGGAGGACGAAGATGCCGAAGTTGATCGCCTTTGACGAGCAGGCGCGTCGCGCGCTCGAGCGGGGGATGAACCAGCTCGTGGACGCCGTGAAGGTGACCCTCGGCCCGAAGGGCCGCAACGTGGTGCTCGAGCGCAAGTGGGGCGCCCCCACGATCACCAACGACGGGGTCTCGATCGCGAAGGAAGTCGAGCTCGAGGACCCCTACGAGAGGGTCGGCGCCGAGCTCGTGAAAGAGGTCGCGAAGAAGACCGACGACGTAGCCGGTGACGGCACGACGACCGCCACGGTGCTCGCCGGGGCGCTCGTGCGCGAGGGGCTGCGCAATGTGGCCGCCGGCGCCAACCCGATGTCGTTGAAGAAGGGCATCGAGGCGGCGGTCGAGGCGGCGACGGCGCATCTGAAGAAGCTCGCCGTGTCGGTGACCGACTCGAAGGACCAGATCTCCCAGGTGGCGGCGATCTCCGCCGCCGACCCCGAGATCGGGGCGATGATCGCCGAGGCGATCGACAAGGTCGGCAAGGACGGCGTGATCACCGTCGAGGAGTCCCAGACCTTCGGCATGGAGATGGACCTCGTCGAGGGGATGCGCTTCGACAAGGGCTACATCTCCCCCTACTTCGTGACTGACCCCGAGCGCATGGAGGCGGTCCTCGAGGACCCCTACGTGCTCCTCTTCGGCTCGAAGATCTCCGCCGTGCGGGACATGCTGCCGGTGCTCGAGAAGGTCATGCAGACCGGTAAGCCGCTCGTCATCATCGCTGAGGACGTGGAGGGCGAGGCCCTCGCGACGCTCGTCGTGAACAAGATCCGCGGCACCTTCCGCTCCGCGGCAGTGAAGGCCCCCGGCTTCGGGGAGCGTCGCAAGGCGATGCTCCAGGACATCGCGATCCTCACCGGCGGACAGGTGATCACCGAGGACGTCGGCCTGAAGCTCGAGAACGTCACGCTCGACCTCCTCGGCCGTGCGCGCAAGATCGTCATCACCAAGGACGAGACGACCGTGGTCGAGGGCGCCGGTGACGACAACGAGATCAAGGGCCGGATCAGCCAGATCAAGACCGAGATCGAGAACACCGACTCCGACTACGACCGCGAGAAGCTGCAGGAGCGCCTCGCCAAGCTCTCCGGCGGCGTCGCGGTGATCAAGGTCGGCGCGGCCACCGAGGTCGAGCTGAAGGAGAAGAAGCACCGCATCGAGGACGCCGTCTCGACGACCAAGGCGGCCATCGAGGAGGGCGTCGTCCCCGGCGGCGGCGTGGCCCTGCTGCGTGCGCAGAAGGCGATCATCGCCGCGGCCGACAAGCTCGAGGGCGACGAGGCGACCGGGGCGCGCATCGTGGCCCGCGCCGTCGAGGAGCCGTTGAAGCAGATCGCGATCAACGCCGGCCTCGAGGGTGGCGTCGTGATCGAGAAGGTCCGCAGCCTGAAGGACCCGGCCGAGGGGCTCAACGCGGCGACCGGCGAGTACGAGAACCTCGTCAAGGCAGGCGTGATCGACGCCGCGAAGGTCACCCGCTCGGCGCTGCAGAACGCGGCCTCCATCGCCGCGCTCTTCCTCACCACCGAGGCCCTCGTCGTCGACAAGCCCGAGGAGCACTCCTCGGCGCCGGCGATGCCGGGCGGCGGCATGGAGGACTTCTAGGCCAACCCGGGAGCGGCCTCCGCCGCACCCGAGCACGCACGTTCCGAGAACAACCCCCGCTTCGGCGGGGGTTGTTCTGTTCCGTGGTTCCCATCGGCCGGCGCACCGGCTCTGCGGCGGGGGGGCCGGCCGGCCGGCCGTAGTATCGGCCGCGTGAGCGACGCTGAGACCGAGAAGCCCGACGAACAGAGCTGGGCGGTGCTCCACCTCTTCGCCCCACTCGGCCCCGAGGCGCGCCGCGGCGAGATCGAGCTCGCGCTGAAGGAGTGCCAGAGCGCCGGGAGCCAGGTCGTCACGGTCGCGCTCCTCGGCCACAGGGCGGACCTCGGCCTGCTCGCGCTCGGCGAGGACGCCGCGACGCTGCGCCGCCTGCAGAGCGAGCTCCGGCGCGCCGGGGTGGCGCCGAGCTATTCCTACGTCTCGCGGACCGAGGTCTCGGAGTACGCGGCGGGCGCCCCCGCCGAGATGCGCGAGGCCCGGCTGCACCCGCGCCTGCCGCCCGAGGGGATGCCGGCCTTTTGCTTCTACCCGATGTCCAAGCGCCGCGAGGCCGGCGACAATTGGTACCGCCTGCCCTACGACGAGCGCCTCGCGCTGATGCACGGCCACGGCGCGGTGGGACGGACCTTCCGCGGGCGGGTCCTGCAGCTCGTGACGGGATCGACCGGCCTCGACGACTACGAGTGGGGCGTGACGCTCTTCGGGCGCAGCCCGGACGACCTGAAGGAGTGCGTCTACGAGATGCGCTTCGACGAGGCCTCCGCCCGCTACGCCGAGTTCGGCCCGTTCCTGAGCGGCACCGTCGGTGAGCCCGACGCGGTGCTCGACGCGCTCGGCTGCGCATGACCGTCGCCCTCGACCCCTCTCTCGCGGCGGCGCGGGCGCGCCTCGAGGGGGTCCTCGAGCGCCACGAGCGGCTGCTCGTCGCCTTCTCGGGGGGAGCCGACTCGGCCCTCCTCGCGCAGGTCGCGACCAGTCACCTCGGCGCCTCGCGGGTGCTCTGCGCGACCGCGGTCTCGCCCTCGCTCGCGGTCGAGGACGAGCACGAGTGTGCGCGCCTCGCCCGTGCCTGGGGGCTGCGCCACCTCGCGCTGCGCACGCACGAGGTCGAGAACCCCGCCTACCGGGAGAACACCCTCGACCGCTGCTACTTCTGCAAGGCGGAGCTGATGGACGTCCTCGGCGCCGCCGCCGAGCGCGAGGGGGCCGCGGTCGCCCTCGGCGTCAACCTCGACGACCTCGGCGAGCACCGCCCCGGCCAGGCCGCGGCGCGCGAGCGGGGGGCGGTCTTCCCCCTCGTCGAGGCGAGCCTGGACAAGGCGACGGTGCGCGCCCTGTCGCGCGCCATCGGCCTCGAGACCTGGGACAAGCCCGCCAACGCCTGCCTCTCCTCGCGGGTCCCTCACGGCACCCCCGTCACCGTCGGCGTGCTCTCCCAGGTCGCGCGCGCCGAGTCGGCGCTGCGGGCGCTCGGGTTTCGCGGCCTGCGGGTCCGCCACTACGGGGACGCCGCGCGCCTCGAGCTGCCGAGCGCGGACCTGCCGCGAGCGATCGAGCTGCGGGAGGAGATCGTCGACGCATTGCACGCCGTCGGCTACCGCTACGTGACCCTCGACCTTGAGGGCTTCCGCTCCGGCAACCTCGCCATGACGGCGCTCGCCGAGGAGTCGGAGACAAAGGAGCGACCATGAGCGTGCGCGTCCGCATCGTCTTCCCCGAGGACCTCGTCCGCGAGCCGGTCCTCGCCCGCCTCACCCGCCTCTACGACGTCGAGCCGAACATCCGGCGCGCCCAGGTGGAGGAGCGTTCGGGGTGGATCATCTGCGAGCTCGTCGGCGAGAGCGGCGCCGTCGAGGAGGCCATCGAGTGGCTGCGCTCGACGGGGATTCGCGTCGAGCCCCTCTCCGACGTCGTCGAGAGCTGACCGGCTCCGTCAGGAGCGCGGTGAGCCGCCGACCTGCCAGCCGGCGCTCGAGGTGCTGCGCGGCTCGTAGAAGAGACAGCCTTCCGGGCAGGCGAAGGGGACCGACTCGTTCGCCCCGAGCGCGCAGCGCTCGAGACGGTCGCCGCTGCGCACCGTCTGCATCACGTAGTGACGGCAGTCGTCGTGGACCGCCACGGTCAGCTCGACCGGTTGTTGCGCAGGTAGCGCTCGATCTCCTCGGCGAGGCCCTCCGCTGAGAGCTCGGAGTCGACGACCTGCTCCATCTCCTCGATGCGCGAGACGTAGGCGGCGACGTTCTCGTCCTCGGCGACCAGCTCGTCCATCTTCTCCTCGTAGTCCGAAGCGTCCCGCTCGAGCTCGTCGAGATCGACCTCCCGGCCAGCGAGGCGGGCGACGACCTGCACGAGGGCGAGCGAGGCCTTCGGTGAGACCGGGAGCGAGTAGCACGGCACGCTCGCCCACACCGAGATCGTCGGGATCCCGGCCTCGGCGAGCGCCGCGCTGAGCACGCCGACGATGCCCGTCGGCCCCTCGTAACGGCTCGTGGAGAGGTGGTAGCGCTCGGCGAGCACCGGATCGGCGGAGGAGGCGGTGACCGGCGTGGCCCGCGAGTGGGTGACCTCGCCGAGGTAGGCGCCGAGGGTGATCACCCGCTCGATCCCGATGCTGCGCGCGAGCTCGATCAGTGCCGCACAGTAGGTGCGCCACCGCAGCTGCGGCTCGGGGCCACGCAGGAGCACGATGTCGCGCGCGCCCTGCACGCCGGGGACAAGCGAGAAGGCGGTCGTCGGCCACACGATGCGCCGTGCACCCCCGTCGAGGAGCGCAGACTCGGGCCGCACCTCGGTGAAGTCGAAGAACTCATCCGGGTCGATCTCGGCGAGCGGCTCGGCCGCCCACCCGTCCGCGAGGTAGCTCGCCGCCGAGGAGGCGGCGTCGCCGGCGTCGTTCCAGCCCTCGAAGGCGGCAATGAGAATCGGTCGGTTGAGGGCGACCGTCGGCAGCGATTCGTCAGGCTCGTCGCGAGCGGCGCGACGGTCGAATGCCCGGAGCGCGCCCTCGAGCGCACGTCGCGCCGCTCGCTCGATCCGCCGTTGCACCATCGCGGCCACCTCCTGGTTTCGCCCTTCAGCCTACTGGCCGCCGAGGCCGCGCCGAAGACGCGCGCCGGCCCTCCGTGTCGATTCCCGCCACAGCCAGTGCTCGCCCGCTCGGCGGCGGGCGACCCAGTTACGCTGGGCAGATGGTCCAAGAAGAGCTGGTCGTGGAGGTACTCGAGGCGGCGAACGAGGGGCACGTGGCGGCGCTCGCGCAGCTGCTTCCCCAGCTCTCGAGTGCCCCGTCCCCCGACCTGATGGCTTTGCGCGAGATCGTCGGCAATCCCGACACCTGCCTGTTCGTCGCCCGACTCGGCGACCGCATCGTCGGCACCCTCACGCTGCAGACCTTCCGCCTCCTGACGGGCGTGCGCGCCTGGATCGAGGACGTCGTCGTCGACGAGGCGGCGCGGGGCCGGGGCGCAGGGAGCGCCCTCGTCGAGCGGGCGGTGGCCGTCGCCAGAGAGCGAGGTGCGGTGACCGTCGACCTGACGAGCCGGCCGAGCCGAGAAGCGGCGAACGCCCTCTACCGGCGCCTGGGCTTCTCCGAACGCGAGACGAACGTCTACAGAGTTTCGCTAGAGAACTAGTGCATGGGCCTTTTCGGCTCCATGCAGCAACCGTCTGCCGGTCTGCCGCCGCGTGTCCGGAGCGAGTCGGCTGGTACACCACTAGTACACCTCAGGTGTAGAGTTAGTACGTGAGCCGTACCCGCACGAACATCGAACTCGACGACTCCTTGATTGAGACAGTCATGGATCGTTACGCCGTTCATTCAAAAACTGAGGCGGTGGACCTTGCACTTCGCAATCTCGCCGGCCAGCCGATGACGCGGGAAGAAGCTCTTGCCATGCGCGGGGCGCGCGCTATCGAAGACACGGTCGCCGAAACAGCCCCGCGCTCGGCGCCGTGATCCTCGCGGACACCTCCGCGTGGGTGGAGTATGACCGAGCGACCGAAAGTCCCGCCGATCAGCGGTTGACCGAACTCATTGCGCGAGATGGAGCAGTCGCGGTCACCGAACCCGTCATCATGGAGGTTCTCGTTGGCGCGCGCGACGAGCGCCGCGAGCACGACCTCCGTCGGCTGCTGTTGCGATTCCACCTTTATCGGTTCGACTCGATTGTGGACTTCGATGGTGCTGTTCGCATCTATCGGAGGTGCAGGCAACAAGGCGTCACCCCGCGCGGACTCGTCGATTGCATGATTGCTGCGGTCGCGTGGCGGGAGGGTGCGAGCCTCTTGGCCCAAGACGTCGACCTTGTCCGAATCGCCAGTGTGATCGGCATCGAGCTCGACGCTGCGCCTCACCCTCTAGGTGGCTTCTAGCTTCCTCGGTAGACAAACGTCTATCGAAAAGCGCTCGGGACATAGGTGCATCTCGAGGCACTGCAACGACAAACTTCGCGCCATGGGAACCGGCGCCGTGTGGCACTCATGGGCAAACTGCCAGCGAGCTGGCCGTTTCGGCGGGTGACAAGGACGGCCTGGCGTCAGCGGCGGACGGGGTGCCCGTCGAGCCGCCGCGCGATTTCGCCAAGCTCGACGCGACCGCTCGCGACGTCCCAGACGAGTTGGAAAGCCTGGCCGTCGGATCGGACAGACTCGGGTCATAACCGTTGAGGTCGAGGAACACCATCGTCGCGAGCCAGCCGAGACGCTTGTTTCCGTCGACGAGGGGATGGTTGTTGGTGAGCGAATCCAGCATCGCAGCCGCCTTCAAATCGACCGAGCCGAACGCCACCGGCCCCTCGAACAGCGACTGCGTCGAGCAGACGAACTCCTACGCATGGGACCACGGTGACTACGCGGCCGAGATCGACACCAACTACCTCGGCCTCGTCGGCTCCGGGATCGCGCCGCTCGGCCTCGACGGCCCCGCCGCGAACGCCGGACCGAGCTCGGCCGGAGCGCTGAGCGGCCAGCAGACGGCACCCCAGAGCGGGACGACCGGAACCTGGGTGGACGAGGCCGACATCCGGCCCACGCTCATGTACCTCACCGACCTGAAGGACGACGACACCGAGGACGGGCGGGTGATCACCGAGGTGCTCGTTGAACTCGAGCGTCGGCGAGTTCGGGACCGCCACCCTCGAGGCGGCGACCAACGCCATCGAGGGCACGGGCACCGGGGACGCCACCTACTCCTCGCTCGACCAGCAGCTGAGCGCCCTCGAGCACGCGCGTGACGCCCTCGCGGGGCACATCAAAGACGAGCTCTTCCGCGCCGAGTTCGCGGGGCAGCACCTCTCGGACCCCCGTGCGCAGACCGCGTCCTGTGAGGCGCTGATCGGTGCCGCCGACCATCTGGCGATCACCAACTGAGCCCACCCGCAGCCTGCAGCGCCCCTGCCTCGCCCCCCGCGGGCGGGGCAGGTGTCTCCGGTGCCCGGTGGCGGCCGCCGCGCCTCGACTGGGCCGATGTCCCTCGTCGGACCTAGGATCGCGCCCGCGTCCGGGACGAGGAGGAGGAGCACGAGCGTGCCAGAGAGCGTGACGATCACCGACAACCGCACCGGACAGTCGATCGAGGTCCCGATCACCGACGGCGGGGTGAGCGCCGCGGAATGGTCCAAGCTCCTCCCCGGGATCTGGTTCTACGACCCGGCCTTCGGCGCGACCGCCGAGTGCGAGTCGGCGATCACCTACATCGACGGCGACGAGGGCATCCTCCGCTATCGCGGGTACCCGATCGAGCAGCTGGCCGAGCAGTCCTCCTACCTCGAGGTCTCCTACCTGCTGCTGAACGGCGAGCTCCCGAACAAGCAGCAGTACGAGGCGTGGGTGGACGAGATCACCCGCCACACCTTCATCCACGAGAACGTGCGCAAGCGCTTCCTCGACGGCTTCCACTACGACGCCCACCCGATGGGGATGCTCGTCTCGGCCGTCGGCGCGCTCTCGACCTTCTACCCCGAGGCGAAGGACATCTTCGACCCCGCGAACCGCCACAGCCAGATCGTCCGGCTGGTGTCCAAGATGCCGACCCTCGCCGCCGCCGCGCACCGCTTCAGCGTCGGGATGCCCTTCGTCTACCCCGACAACTCACTGTCGTTCGCAGAGAACTTCCTGTCGATGATGTGGAAGGTGGCCGAGCCCCGCTACGAGGCCGACCCGCGCCTCGCCAAGGCGATCGACGTGCTTTTCATGCTGCACGCCGACCACGAGCAGAACTGCTCGACGACGGCGATGCGCGTCGTCGGCTCGAGCCACGCCGACCCCTATTCCTCGACCGCCGCCGCCTGCGCCGCCCTCTACGGCCCGCGCCACGGCGGGGCGAACGAGGAAGTGCTGAACATGCTGAACGAGATCGGCTCGATCGAGAACGTGCCGGACTTCGTGAAGTCGGTGAAGGAGGGCAAGGGCCTGCTCTTCGGCTTCGGCCACCGCGTCTACAAGAACTACGACCCGCGGGCGAAGATCGTCCAGAAGATCGCCTACGACGTCTTCGAGGTCACCGGCAAGAGCCCGCTCCTCGACATCGCGCTGAAGCTCGAGGAGGTAGCGCTCGCCGACGAGTACTTCATCAGCCGTCGCCTCTACCCGAACGTCGACTTCTACTCCGGGATCATCTACCAGGCGATGGGCTTCCCGACGGCGATGTTCACCGTGCTCTTCGCGATCGCCCGTACCTCGGGCTGGCTCGCCCACTGGCAGGAGTCGCTCGACAACAAGGCGCGCATCGCCCGCCCCCGCCAGCTCTACACCGGGGCCGAGGAGCGGGACTTCGTCCCGATGATGAAGCGCAGTTGAGATCGTTGGCGCCGATGCTCGGGATGCGCTAAACAGATACCGCTTCTTACGGGGTCTGGGGGATCCGGGAACAGCCCGCCGGCGACGGCGGGCTGTTCCGCGTCAGGGGGTCGGAACACCCCGGCGGGCGCGGGCCACGGTGAAACAGGCGACCGCCGCGGCCGCGGCGGCGTTCAGGGACTCGAGCGGACCGAGGAGCGGGATCCGCGCCCGCACGTCGCAGCGCTGGCGGACGAGGGGCGCGAGGCCCCTCCCCTCGGCGCCGACGACGAGCGCCACCGGCTCGGCGAGCAGCTCGACTTCGTCCAAGACCCGCTCCCCCTCCCCGTCGAGGGCGACCGACCAGACGCCGTGACGCGAGAGGGTGCCGAGCGCCGCGGCGATCCCGCCGACGAGGGCGATCGGCAGGTGCTCGACCGCCCCGGCCGCCGCCTTCGCGACGCTCGGTGTCACCCTCGCCGCCCGCTGGCGGGCGACGACCGCGCCCGTCGCCCCGGCCGACAGCGCGCTGCGGAGCGCCGCCCCGAAGTTCTGCGGATCGGTGAGCTCGTCGAAGACGAGGAGGAAGGGCGGGCGCCCGTCGGCTCCGGCGGAGGCGAGGTCGGCGAGGGGGACGGCGCGCAGCGGCTCCGCACGGGCGATGACCCCCTGGGGGACCTCGCTCTGGGCGCGTGCCTGCAGCTCCTCGGGGGTGAGTCTGCGCACCGGCACCCGCCGCAGGCGGGCGAGCTCAAGGATCTCGTCCAGCGGCGCGGTCTCGCTGCGCCCGGCGGCGACGGCCACCTCGCGCACCACCCGGCGCCCGGCGCGCAGCAGCTCGCGGACCGCCCACAGCCCCTCCACCTGGACACCGCCGAGGTCCTCCTCCCGCTCGGGGCGCGGGCGCCCCGGCGGGTTCAGCGCTCGAGGAGGGCGATGGCGAAGCATGCGAGGCCCTCCACTCGGCCGAGGGCGCCGAGGCCCTCCGGGCGGGTCGCCTTCACGTGCACCGGCCCACCGGCGGCGGCCGAGAGGTGCACCGCCATCTCCTCGCGGTGCGGCGCGACGCGCGGCCGCTCCCCGAGGACGGTGCAGTCGGCGTTCACGAGCCGCCACCCCTCCGCCGCGCAGCGTCGCGCCGCCTCGGCGAGGAGGGCGAGCGAGTCAGCGCCCGCGTAGGCGGGATCGTTGTCGGGGAAGTGCGATCCGATGTCGCCGAGGCCGGCGGCGCCGAAGAGCGCGTCGGTGAGGGCGTGCGCGAGGGCGTCCGCGTCGGAGTGGCCGACGAGCGGCCGCTCCCCCGCGAGCTCGACCCCGCCGAGGACGAGCGGGCGGGCGGGGTCGTCGCCCTCCTCGGCGAAGCGGTGGAAGTCGAGGCCCTGGCCGATGCGCAGCTCGCTCATCCGGTCACCCTCCCGAGCAGCGCCGCGGCGCGCTCCAGGTCCTCGGGGACGGTGAGCTTGGTGTTGGTCGCCTCCCCGGCGACGACCTTCACGGTCGCGCCGATCGCCTCCAAGAGCGCGGCGTCGTCGGTCGCGTCGAGGCCCGAGGCGTGCGCCTTGCGGAGCACCTCGGCGCGGAAGGCCTGCGGCGTCTGCACGGTCACGAGCTCGGCGCGCGGCAGGGTCTCGGTGACGGTGTCGCCGGCGACCCGCTTAACGGTGTCAGCGGGGGTGAGGCCCGGGACGGCGCCGTCGACCCCCTCGCCGAGCGCGGCGAGCACCGCGGCGAACAGCGCCGGGGTGGCGAGGGGGCGGGCAGCGTCGTGGACGAGGATGAAGGCCGCCTCGTCGGGGACGCGGGCGAGGCCGGCGCGCACCGAGTCGGCGCGGGTGGCCCCTCCAGCGGCGAGGGCGTCGGCGAGCCCGGCGAGGGCCGGGTCCTCGACACGGTCGGGGGGCACGACGAGGACGACGCCGGCGGCGACGCTGCGCGCCGCGTCGAGCGACCACTCGAGGACGCTCCGCCCGGCGAGGGGGGCGAACTGCTTCTGTGCGCCGAAGCGCCGCCCTTCACCGGCGGCGACGACGATGGCCCAGACGGCGGTGGCCGCCACGACCTAGGGAAGGGCGGCGTTCAGCCGCTCCTCGGCCTCCTCCTCGCTCACCCCGATGGCGAAGGTGAGCTCGGAGACGAGGATCTGCCGGGCGCGGTTCAGCATCCGCTTCTCGCCCGCGGAGAGGCCCTTGTCCTTGTCGCGGATCGAGAGGTTCCGGACGACCTCGGCGACCTGGTAGATGTCGCCGGACTTCAGCTTCTCGACGTGGTTCTTGTAACGACGGGACCAGTTGGTCGGCATCCGCGCCTCCTTCTTGCGGAGCACGGCGAACACCTCCTCGACCTCTTCGTCGTTGATGACCTCGCGCAGCCCCACCTCGTCGGTGTTGTCGGCCGGGACCATCAGGGTGAGGTCCCCATAGGCGAGGCGGAGCACGAGGTACTCGCGCTCCTCACCGAAGGCCTGCCGCACTTCGCGGCGCTCGACGACTGCCGCGCCATGGTGGGGATAGACGACTTTGTCGCCGACGTCGAACACGCAGAGGCTCCTCAGATGGGCCGGTGTGGCAGCGCCGGGCGGCGCGCCGTCTAGGGATTCCGGCCCCTCATTGTACCGGTGCTGGCCCCACCTCCCGGATGTGCGCCACCGGAGGGGCTGCGCAGCGCGGCGCAAGGCGCGGGACTGTGAGCCCGGGGACCTTCGCGCGGTCGTCGCAGCGGCGGAGGCGAGTGTCGCCTCGGCGTACCGCAGCGTCGTGCAGCGCGCCGCCTCCCCGGCCGAGAAGGGCCATCCCGGGCGGCCCGGCCTCTCGGTCGAGCCGGCGAGCGAAGGGCTTCACCGCGACGTGGGGCCGGCTCGGTGGCCTTGGGCAGTATGGTCTAGACCACTATGCCCACAATCTCCACTCCCGGCGACACCCCGCCGGAGCCTGCTCACCTGCGCATTCTCCGCGCGTTGCGCACCGCCCTCGGCGAAGGGCACTACCCGATCGGCGAGCGGCTGCCGCCGGAGCGGGAGCTCGCGGCG
Protein-coding sequences here:
- the groL gene encoding chaperonin GroEL (60 kDa chaperone family; promotes refolding of misfolded polypeptides especially under stressful conditions; forms two stacked rings of heptamers to form a barrel-shaped 14mer; ends can be capped by GroES; misfolded proteins enter the barrel where they are refolded when GroES binds) — translated: MPKLIAFDEQARRALERGMNQLVDAVKVTLGPKGRNVVLERKWGAPTITNDGVSIAKEVELEDPYERVGAELVKEVAKKTDDVAGDGTTTATVLAGALVREGLRNVAAGANPMSLKKGIEAAVEAATAHLKKLAVSVTDSKDQISQVAAISAADPEIGAMIAEAIDKVGKDGVITVEESQTFGMEMDLVEGMRFDKGYISPYFVTDPERMEAVLEDPYVLLFGSKISAVRDMLPVLEKVMQTGKPLVIIAEDVEGEALATLVVNKIRGTFRSAAVKAPGFGERRKAMLQDIAILTGGQVITEDVGLKLENVTLDLLGRARKIVITKDETTVVEGAGDDNEIKGRISQIKTEIENTDSDYDREKLQERLAKLSGGVAVIKVGAATEVELKEKKHRIEDAVSTTKAAIEEGVVPGGGVALLRAQKAIIAAADKLEGDEATGARIVARAVEEPLKQIAINAGLEGGVVIEKVRSLKDPAEGLNAATGEYENLVKAGVIDAAKVTRSALQNAASIAALFLTTEALVVDKPEEHSSAPAMPGGGMEDF
- the larE gene encoding ATP-dependent sacrificial sulfur transferase LarE, translated to MTVALDPSLAAARARLEGVLERHERLLVAFSGGADSALLAQVATSHLGASRVLCATAVSPSLAVEDEHECARLARAWGLRHLALRTHEVENPAYRENTLDRCYFCKAELMDVLGAAAEREGAAVALGVNLDDLGEHRPGQAAARERGAVFPLVEASLDKATVRALSRAIGLETWDKPANACLSSRVPHGTPVTVGVLSQVARAESALRALGFRGLRVRHYGDAARLELPSADLPRAIELREEIVDALHAVGYRYVTLDLEGFRSGNLAMTALAEESETKERP
- the thrC gene encoding threonine synthase; translated protein: MPPVDGLRCRECGRNYPAEAIHVCDFCFGPLEVVYDYDQLRGKVTHESIAAGPNSIWRYAALLPVAGGTSIDLGAGFTPLLRADRLAAELGLGELWLKDDTRNPTGSFKDRVVSVALSKARELGLKVAACASTGNLANSVAAHAARAGMESYVFIPKSLEQVKIAMSAVFNGHLIAVEGDYDDVNRLCAELASEHPDWAFVNVNVRPYYSEGSKTLAFEVAEQLGWTAPDHVVVPIASGSQLTKIHKGFHELGVLGLIDDGDSVRISGAQAEGCSPVATAFAEGSDTIRPVRPDTIAKSLAIGNPADGWYALDVVRKTGGAIGSVTDAEVLDGIRLLARTEGIFAETAGGVTVATLAKFAQSGVVRRDERVVAFITGNGLKTVEALGDTVGPSAVIPATLAAFNELQQQERAS
- a CDS encoding MoaD/ThiS family protein; this encodes MSVTVRIPTQLRPLTGGAGEIALEAATVREAIAALEAEHAGIGERLLDEQGQLRRFVNLFVNDEDVRFLSGLDTPLAAGQTLSVVPAVAGG
- a CDS encoding NIL domain-containing protein, which encodes MSVRVRIVFPEDLVREPVLARLTRLYDVEPNIRRAQVEERSGWIICELVGESGAVEEAIEWLRSTGIRVEPLSDVVES
- a CDS encoding chlorite dismutase family protein; protein product: MSDAETEKPDEQSWAVLHLFAPLGPEARRGEIELALKECQSAGSQVVTVALLGHRADLGLLALGEDAATLRRLQSELRRAGVAPSYSYVSRTEVSEYAAGAPAEMREARLHPRLPPEGMPAFCFYPMSKRREAGDNWYRLPYDERLALMHGHGAVGRTFRGRVLQLVTGSTGLDDYEWGVTLFGRSPDDLKECVYEMRFDEASARYAEFGPFLSGTVGEPDAVLDALGCA